From the genome of Azospirillum sp. TSA2s:
CATGGACGGTCCGGTCGAGCGCTGGAAGGATCTGCGCCGGCGCATCCATCAGGATGTCTGCGCCAACGGCTATGACCGGGAAATGGGGAGTTTCGTCCAGTCCTATGGCAGCAAGCTGGTGGACGCGTCGCTGCTGCTTCTGCCGGTGGTGGGCTTCCTGCCGGCCCATGATCCGCGCATCGCCGGCACGGTGGCGGCGGTCGAGCGCCAGCTGTTGAAGGACGGCTTCGTCAAGCGGTACGACACCGGCCGGGTCGAGGACGGGCTGCCCCCCGGCGAGGGCAGTTTCCTGGCCTGCAGCTTCTGGCTGGTCGATGCCTTCGTCCTGCAAGGCCGCCGCGACGAGGCGACGGCGCTGTTCGAACGCCTGCTGGCCCTGCGCAACGACCTGGGCCTGCTGTCGGAGGAGTATGACGCGCAGGCCGGGCGGCTGGTCGGGAATTTCCCGCAGGCCTTCTCCCACATCGCGCTGATCAACTCCGCCATCAACCTGAGCCGCAACGCCCAGGCGGCCAAGCAGCGCGCCAACGGGGAAGGCGGTGGTGCGTGATCGGTCAGGGGTTGTGAGTTTTTGGAGGCGCAGGAAAGATCCCCTCTCCCCCCCGGGGAGAGGGTTAGGGTGAGGGAGTCGCAGGGCAAGGATTCTCGGGACAGCCACGCTGTGCATCCCCCTCACCCCGACCCTCTCCCCGGGGGGGAGAGGGGGAGAGGGGAGAGGGAGATTTTCACCCGGCGAAGGCGATGACGCTGAGCAGGGCGTTTTCCGCCTGCCGGCTGTCGAGGCGGGTGAGTTGCACCACCACCGGCCCATCGGCCTCGACGACGGTGGAAAAGGGCTGGCCGAGCGGGACCGGCTCGGGGTCGTCGAGCAGGTTCATGCGGACATGGTTGGTGCGGCGGGCGCCGACCTTCACCTTGTACGGCCCGGCCGGCTCGCGGTCGGTGAAGTAGAGGGTGATGCGCACCTCCACCTCGCGGTCGCCGGTGTTGAGGATCGACAGCCCTTCGTGGCTGGCCATCTCGGGTTCGGGGCCGTGGCTCCAGGACGGGATGTAGTTGTCGGCGATGGCCCAGCGGGTGTGACCGATCGGTGCCTTGGCCATGGGTGTCTCCTGAGTTTGGGTCATCTGCCGGCGGGTTGGTGTGATGTGCGGCGGCGCAGGGCGTCGCGCAAGACCTCGGCCAGGGTCAGCGGGTGGCGGCCGGTCAGCTGCTCCACCTGCTCGCGGCAGGAGAAGCCGTCGGCGATCAGCAGGGTGTCGGGGGGCGCCTGCCGCAGCGTGGCGCCGAGCCCCTGGTCGAAGATCGCCAGCGACACCGGGTACTTGTCCTCCTCGTAGCCGAAGGCGCCAGCCATGCCGCAGCAGCCGTCGTCGAGGATGCGGGCGTCGAGGCCGCTCTTGCGGATCTGCGCCGCATCGCAGGCCATGCCGAACACCGCCTTGTGGTGGCAGTGCCCATGCACCAGCGCCGGGCCGGACAGCTTGGGCGGGTCGAAGTGGGCCACCTTTTCCAGAAATTCGGCCAGCAGCATGCTGCGGCTGGAGAGGCGTTTCGCCTCCGGATCGTCGGGGAACAGGTTGGGCAGCTCGTCGCGGAACACCGACAGGCAGCTCGGCTCGACGCCGACGACATAGGCGCCGGCATCCAGCTCGCGACGCAGGCCCGCCATGGTCTGCTTCAAGGTGCTCCTGGCGTCGTCCAGCCGGCCGAAATCGTAATAGGGCCGGCCGCAGCACAGGTTCTTGCGCGGAATGGTGACGGCGTAGCCGGCGGCGTCCAATACCTCGGCGGCGGCGAACAGCGGCTCGGGCGTGAAATGGTTGTTGAAGCTGTCGGTCCACAGCACCACGGGCGGCCGGCCGCGATCCGGCCCGGGCTTCCAGGAGCGGCGGAAGGTCTTCGCGGCGAAGGTCGGGACCGGGCGCTGCGGGGCGATGCCCGCCGCCGCGCGCGACAGCCGGCCGAACACCGGCGTCTGGGTGGCGAGGTTGGGCGCCCACCACACCGGCGCCAGCAGGCGCGCCCAGCGATGGATCAGCCCCATGCTCCAGGCCGCCCGCGGGCGGTGGCGGTGCTGGTAATGGTGGTGTAGGAACTCCGCCTTGTAGGTCGCCATGTCGACATTGACCGGACAGTCGGCCTTGCAGCCCTTGCAGCCCAGGCACAGGTGCAGCGCGTCGTGGATCGCCTCGTCGCGCCAGCCGTCGCGGATGGGGTCGCCCTGCAGCATCTCCTGCAGCAGGCGGGCCCGGCCACGGGTCGAATGCCGCTCCTCCCGCGTGGCGCGGAAGCTGGGGCACATGGTGCCGCCCTCGTGCCGCCGGCATTTGCCGACGCCGACGCAGCGCAGCAGGGCGTGGGTGAGCGAGCCGCCATCCTCCGGATAGGTGAAGACGCTCTCCAGATGCGGCGGTTTGAAGCGCGGGCCGAGGCGAAGCTGTTGGTCCGCCGCATAGGGATGCACGACCTTGTGCGGATTCATGCGGTTGTCCGGATCCCAGATCGCCTTGAACTCGGCGAAGGCCTGCACGAGGTCGTCGCCGAACATGATCGGCAGCAGTTCCGCCCGCGCCTGCCCGTCGCCATGCTCGCCGGACAGGGTGCCGCCATGGCGCACCACCAGATGGGCGGCGTCGTTCAGGAAGCGGCGGAACCTGTCCACCTCCTCCTGCGTGTGCAGGCCGAAGCCGACGCGGCAATGGATCAGCCCGTCGCCGAAATGGCCGTAGAGCGCCGGCTTGTAGCCGTAATCGTCGTAGAGCTTCAGCAGGTCGCGCATGTAGGCGCCGAGATTCTCGGGCGCCACCGCGGAATCCTCCCAGCCCGGCCAGGTATCGTGCTTCTGCCCCGGCACCCAGGCGGTGGCGCCGAGGCCGGATTCACGCACCTTCCACAGCCGTTCCTGCTCGTGAGGATCGGTGACGAGGCGCATGTCGTGGACATGCGGCCGGCCACGCAGATGGTCCTCCAGGCGGCGGGCCTTGGCGGCGGCCTCGTCCGGACTGTCGCCGCCGAACTCGATGAACAGCCAGGACGGTCCGTCGGGCAGAAGCTTGAGGTCGTCGACATGCAGGTGCTTCTTGCGCATGAAGTCGGTCAGGCGCTCGTCCACCCCTTCGATGGCGTCGGGGCCGAAGCCGCGGACGTTGCAGACCACGTCGGCGGCGTGGCAGACGCTTTCGAAGCCGACGACCAGAACCACCTTGGCGGGCGGATCGGGGATCAGGTTCAGCGTGGCGCGCAGGATCGTGACGCAGGTGCCCTCGCTGCCGACCAGGGCGCGGGCGAGGTTGAAGCGGCCGTCCGCATCGGGCAGCAGCGAGTCGAGGTTGAAGCCGGAGACGCGGCGCGGGATCTTCGGATAGATGCGGCGGATCTCGCCGGCATAGCGGTCGCGCAGGGCCTTCAGCTTGGCGTGGATTTCGCCCTTGCGGCCACCCTCTGCGATGATGCGGTCCAGCTCCTCCTCGGCCGTCCAGCCGACGGACAGGCGCAGCCCGTCATAGGTGACGATGTCCATGCTCTCGACATTGTGGCTGGTCACCCCGGCGACGACGGAATGCGGCCCGGCGGAGTTGTTGCCGATCATGCCGCCGATGGAGTTGTGGTCGTGCGTCGACGGGTCGGGGCCGAAGCGCAGCCCATGCGGCCGGCAGCGCTTCTGCAGCTCGTCCAGCACGATCCCGGGCTCGACGGTGGCGAGGCGGCGGTCGAGGTCGATGGCGAGGAAGCCGTTGCAGTATTTGGAACTGTCGATGATGACCGTGTAGTTGGTGGTCTGTCCGGCCAGCGCCGTCCCGCCTCCGCGATGGGTGATCGGGGCGCCGAAGTCGTGGCAGACCCGCACCGCCTCGGCCAGAGCCTCCACGTCGAAGGGCACGACGAGGCCAATGGGCACCTCCCGGTAATTGGAGGAGTCGGTGGCGTAGAGCGCGCGGTCGCCGTCGTCGAAACGGATTTCGCCGTTCACGCGGCTTTTCAGGGCGGCGACCAGCGCCGGCACGTCGATGCTGCTCATCTGCGGAACCTCTCGGCGTCGGCCCGTTTCAGCTCGATGCCCAGGCCGGGGCGGCTCCGGTCCGGCGTCAGCATGCCGGCCACTGGGGTGATCGCGCCGTCGAACAGCATGGTTTCGATGCGGGCATGGTCGTGGAAATACTCGATGTTCTTCAGCGGCCGGCAGGCGCAGCCGACCTGGGCGTGCAGCGTTGGGGCGGTATGCGCGGAGAGCGGCACGGTGAAGGCCTCGGCCAGCGCGGCGGCGGCGAGGAAGCCGGTGACGCCGCAGCGGGTGGCGTCGGCCTGCAGCACATCCACCGCGCCGGCCTGCAGCATGCGACGGAAATAGATCGGGGTGTAGCCGTACTCGCCGGCGGCGATCATCATGCCGGGCGGAGCACGGTCGCGCAGCAGGCGCAGGCCCTCCAGATCATCCGACGACACCGGTTCCTCGAACCAGCCGACCCGCTGTTCGGCAAAGCGCCCGGCCTGGGCCAGCGCCAGCTTGCGGTCATAGGCGCCGTTGGCGTCGACATAGAGGTCGGTGGCGGGACCGATGGCGCTGCGCACCAGCGCCACCCGCCGGACATCCAGCGCGGCGTCGCGGCCAACCTTCATCTTGACGGCGGACAGACCGTCCTGCGCCCAGCCCGCAAGCTGTTCGACCAGTGTTTCGTCGGAATAGGAGGTGAAGCCGCCGCTGCCATAGGCCGGCGTGCCGTCGCGGGCGCGGCCCAGCAGGTCGGCGACCGGCCGCTCCAGCAGCTTGCCCTTGAGGTCCCACAGCGCCGCATCCACCGCGGCGATCGCCATGGCGGCGATGCCGGGCCGGCCGAGATTGCGCACCGCATCGGTCATGGCGATCCAGGCGCGGTTGATGTCGACGGCGTCGAGACCCCGCAGCCGCCCGGCCAGCAGGCCGGCGACGAGCTGCGCCGCCGGGCGGTCGGCGTAGCCGTAGCCGATCCCCTGGCGCCCGCCCGCCTGTGCGGTGACCACGACCAGCGTGGTGTGGTCCCAGTCCAGGGTGCCGTCGGCCTCCGGCCGGTCGGTCGGGACCGTGAACGCCTCGACGCCGATTTCGTCTATGGGGGCCTGCGGGCGCATCGTCGACCTCGGGGTGGTGCCGGCGGATCGGGTGCCGGGCTGGCGGGTCAACTCACCGGATGCGATCGGGTTCCCAATCACCCGAACGCAAAGGGGGACCGCCCTGCCGGGAGCCTTCGCTCCCGACCCGACGGTCCCCCGATGCTTGGCAACTGTGACGACGTGGTCTGTTATTCGGCGGCGGTCTTGGTGTGGCCGACGACGCTCAGCGCCGCCGTACGGTCGCCGTCCGCCTCGACATAGGCGCGGCCGTAGTAGCTGTCGATCAGCAGCTGTTTGATTTCAGCGACCAGCGGATAGCGCGGGTTGGCGCCGGTGCACTGGTCATCGAACGCCGCCTCGGCAATCGCGTCGACCCGCGCCAGGAACGCCGCCTCCGGCACCCCCGCCGCCTGGATCGAGGCCGGGATCTCCAGCGCCCGCTTCATCTCCTCGACCCAGCCGATCAGCTTCTCCACCCGCTCATGGTCGCGGCTGCCGCCGAGGTCCAGATGCCGGGCGATCTGCGCATAGCGCGCCACGCCCTTGGGACGGTCGTACTGGCTGAAGGCCGTCTGCTTGGTCGGGATGTCCGCCGCGTTGTAGCGGATCACGTTGGCGATCAGCAGGGCGTTGGCGATGCCGTGCGGGATGTGGAACTCCGCACCCAGCTTGTGCGCCATCGAATGGCAGACGCCGAGGAAGGCGTTGGCAAAGGCGATGCCGGCCAGCGTCGCCGCGTTGTGGACCAGCTCCCGCGCCTTCGGGTCGTGTGCCCCGTTGCGGTAGGCCGAGGGCAGGTTCTCCTTCAGGAGCTTCAGCGCCTGGAGGGCCTGGCCGTCGGTATACTCGTTCGCCACCACCGAGACGTAGGCCTCCAGCGCGTGGGTCACCGCGTCGATGCCGCCGGCCGCGGTCAGGCCCTTGGGCATGTCCATGACGAGGTTGGCATCGACGATCGCAAGCGTCGGCGTCAGTTCATAGTCGGCGATCGGGTATTTGGTCCCAGTGTGCTCGTCGGTCACCACGGCGAAGGGCGTGACCTCGGACCCCGTGCCGGACGTGGTCGGCACCGCCACCAGCTGCGCCTTCACGCCCAGCTTGGGGAAGGTGTAGATGCGCTTGCGGATGTCCATGAAGCGCAGGGCGAGGTCCTCGAACGCGACCTCGGGCGCCTCGTACATCACCCAGATGATCTTGGCCGCGTCCATCGGCGAGCCGCCGCCCAGCGCCAGGATCACGTCGGGCTGGAAGGCGTTGGCGAGCGCCACGCCCTTGCGCACCACCGCCAGCGTCGGGTCGGCGCTGACCTCGAAGAAGGTCTCGACCTCCAGCCCCAGCGATTTCAGGACGCGGACGCTGTCGTTGACATGGCCGTTCTCGAACAGAAAGCGGTCGGTGACGATCAGGCAGCGCTTCTTGCCGCGCAGCTCCTCAAGGGCGAAGGGCAGGCAGCCGCGGCGGAAGTAGATCGACTTGGGCAGCTTGTGCCACAGCATGTTCTCCGCCCTCTTCGCCACCGTCTTCTTGTTGATCAGGTGCTGCGGCCCGACATTCTCCGAAATCGAGTTGCCGCCCCACGACCCGCAGCCCAGCGTCAGCGAGGGCGCGAGGCGGAAGTTGTAGAGGTCGCCGATGCCGCCATGGGACGACGGCGTGTTGATCAGGATGCGGGCGGTCTTCATCTTGTCGCCGAAATGGCGGATGCGCTCGGCCTGCTGGTCCTGGTCGGTGTAGAGGGCGGAGGTGTGGCCGATGCCGCCGAGTGCGACCAGCGCCGCGGCCTTGTCGCAGGCCTCGATGAAGTCCTTGGCGCGGTAGAGCGCCAGGGTGGGGGAGAGCTTCTCGTGGGCGAAGGGTTCGCTGTCGTCGATGTCGGTGACCTCGGCGATCAGCACCTTGGTGGCGTGCGGGACGGTCAGGCCGGCCATGGCGGCGATGGCGTGGGCCGGCTGGCCGACGATGTCGGCGTTGAGGTGGCCGTCGGTCAGCAGCACCTTGCGCACGGCGTCGGCCTCGCGGGCCGACAGGATGTAGCCGCCATGATGGGCGAAGCGGTCGCGCACGGCGTCATAGACGGCATCGACCACCACCGCCGACTGTTCGGACGCGCAGACCACGCCGTTGTCGAAGGTCTTGGACATCAGGATGGAGGCGACGGCGCGCTTGATGTCGGCGAACTCGTCGATGACGGCAGGCGTGTTGCCGGCGCCGACGCCGATGGCGGGCTTGCCCGACGAATAGGCGGCCTTGACCATGCCCGGCCCGCCGGTGGCGAGGATCAGGTTGATGTCCGGGTGGTGCATGACGGCGTTGGAGAGTTCGAGCGAGGGCTCGTCGATCCAGCCGATGATGTCGTCGGGCGCGCCGGCCTCGACCGCGGCGGCGAGCACCAGGCGGGCGGCTTCGCAGGTCGATTTGCGGGCGCGGGGATGGGGGGAGAGGACAAGGCCGTTGCGGGTCTTCAGCGCGATCAGCGCCTTGAAGATGGCGGTGGATGTCGGGTTGGTGGTGGGGACGATGCCGCAGATCAGGCCGACGGGCTCGGCGATGGTGAGGATGCCGGCGTCGTTGTCTTCCGACAGGACGCCGCAGGTCTTGTCGTCCTTGTACTTGTTGTAGATGTATTCGGCGGCGAAGTGGTTCTTGATGACCTTGTCCTCCATCACGCCCATGCCGGTCTCCGCCACCGCCATCTTGGCGAGCGGGATGCGGGCGTTGGCGGCGGCCAAGGCGGCGCTGCGGA
Proteins encoded in this window:
- a CDS encoding sensory rhodopsin transducer — its product is MAKAPIGHTRWAIADNYIPSWSHGPEPEMASHEGLSILNTGDREVEVRITLYFTDREPAGPYKVKVGARRTNHVRMNLLDDPEPVPLGQPFSTVVEADGPVVVQLTRLDSRQAENALLSVIAFAG
- a CDS encoding FAD-binding and (Fe-S)-binding domain-containing protein, whose amino-acid sequence is MSSIDVPALVAALKSRVNGEIRFDDGDRALYATDSSNYREVPIGLVVPFDVEALAEAVRVCHDFGAPITHRGGGTALAGQTTNYTVIIDSSKYCNGFLAIDLDRRLATVEPGIVLDELQKRCRPHGLRFGPDPSTHDHNSIGGMIGNNSAGPHSVVAGVTSHNVESMDIVTYDGLRLSVGWTAEEELDRIIAEGGRKGEIHAKLKALRDRYAGEIRRIYPKIPRRVSGFNLDSLLPDADGRFNLARALVGSEGTCVTILRATLNLIPDPPAKVVLVVGFESVCHAADVVCNVRGFGPDAIEGVDERLTDFMRKKHLHVDDLKLLPDGPSWLFIEFGGDSPDEAAAKARRLEDHLRGRPHVHDMRLVTDPHEQERLWKVRESGLGATAWVPGQKHDTWPGWEDSAVAPENLGAYMRDLLKLYDDYGYKPALYGHFGDGLIHCRVGFGLHTQEEVDRFRRFLNDAAHLVVRHGGTLSGEHGDGQARAELLPIMFGDDLVQAFAEFKAIWDPDNRMNPHKVVHPYAADQQLRLGPRFKPPHLESVFTYPEDGGSLTHALLRCVGVGKCRRHEGGTMCPSFRATREERHSTRGRARLLQEMLQGDPIRDGWRDEAIHDALHLCLGCKGCKADCPVNVDMATYKAEFLHHHYQHRHRPRAAWSMGLIHRWARLLAPVWWAPNLATQTPVFGRLSRAAAGIAPQRPVPTFAAKTFRRSWKPGPDRGRPPVVLWTDSFNNHFTPEPLFAAAEVLDAAGYAVTIPRKNLCCGRPYYDFGRLDDARSTLKQTMAGLRRELDAGAYVVGVEPSCLSVFRDELPNLFPDDPEAKRLSSRSMLLAEFLEKVAHFDPPKLSGPALVHGHCHHKAVFGMACDAAQIRKSGLDARILDDGCCGMAGAFGYEEDKYPVSLAIFDQGLGATLRQAPPDTLLIADGFSCREQVEQLTGRHPLTLAEVLRDALRRRTSHQPAGR
- a CDS encoding enolase C-terminal domain-like protein → MRPQAPIDEIGVEAFTVPTDRPEADGTLDWDHTTLVVVTAQAGGRQGIGYGYADRPAAQLVAGLLAGRLRGLDAVDINRAWIAMTDAVRNLGRPGIAAMAIAAVDAALWDLKGKLLERPVADLLGRARDGTPAYGSGGFTSYSDETLVEQLAGWAQDGLSAVKMKVGRDAALDVRRVALVRSAIGPATDLYVDANGAYDRKLALAQAGRFAEQRVGWFEEPVSSDDLEGLRLLRDRAPPGMMIAAGEYGYTPIYFRRMLQAGAVDVLQADATRCGVTGFLAAAALAEAFTVPLSAHTAPTLHAQVGCACRPLKNIEYFHDHARIETMLFDGAITPVAGMLTPDRSRPGLGIELKRADAERFRR